The proteins below come from a single Iocasia fonsfrigidae genomic window:
- a CDS encoding NifU family protein — protein sequence MQEEVVKILDKIKPGLQADGGDVELVEVTEDGVVKVKLLGACQGCPMSTLTVKNGIERTLKEHVPGVKEVQQV from the coding sequence ATGCAAGAAGAAGTAGTAAAAATTCTTGATAAAATAAAACCAGGTCTTCAGGCTGATGGTGGTGATGTAGAGCTAGTTGAAGTTACTGAAGATGGTGTTGTTAAAGTCAAACTACTTGGTGCCTGCCAGGGATGTCCCATGTCTACCCTGACTGTTAAAAATGGGATTGAACGTACCCTCAAAGAACACGTACCAGGGGTAAAAGAAGTTCAACAGGTATAA
- a CDS encoding YlbF family regulator: MAVYDLSHRLAKMLKKSDEYKAYLEARKQVMTDEKTKEMLLDFKKEQYKLQAKQFSGQEIDEDDKKRLTNLQEIVNLNNVIKKYMEAEYRVTILLNDVQEILFGDLEIGLPQDEEKHPTD; the protein is encoded by the coding sequence ATGGCTGTATATGACCTCAGCCACCGTCTGGCTAAAATGTTGAAGAAATCTGATGAGTATAAGGCTTATCTAGAGGCAAGAAAACAGGTGATGACAGATGAGAAGACTAAAGAGATGTTACTTGATTTTAAAAAAGAGCAATATAAACTACAGGCCAAGCAATTTTCTGGTCAGGAGATCGATGAGGATGATAAAAAAAGACTGACTAATCTCCAGGAGATAGTTAATCTTAATAATGTCATCAAGAAGTATATGGAGGCTGAATACAGGGTAACAATCTTACTTAATGATGTACAGGAAATATTATTTGGTGACCTGGAGATAGGATTACCTCAGGATGAAGAAAAGCACCCTACTGATTGA
- a CDS encoding YtrH family sporulation protein: protein MNRVIPVFFIALGVVLGGSFIGSIGGLIINQSPLKIMVDIADDLKLYAIISAIGGTFANLRLLEGVIFQGQLSIIVEQFFILLSAFLGGQLGYWIIIVFCGGK, encoded by the coding sequence ATGAACCGTGTCATACCTGTTTTTTTTATTGCCCTTGGAGTAGTCTTAGGGGGGTCTTTTATCGGCAGTATTGGTGGGTTAATTATCAATCAATCCCCCCTCAAAATAATGGTCGATATAGCTGATGACCTTAAACTATACGCCATCATAAGTGCTATCGGTGGTACATTTGCCAATCTCCGTTTATTGGAAGGAGTCATCTTTCAAGGACAGTTAAGCATTATTGTTGAACAATTCTTTATACTCTTAAGCGCCTTTTTGGGGGGGCAGCTGGGTTACTGGATAATAATAGTCTTCTGTGGGGGCAAGTAA
- a CDS encoding metallophosphoesterase family protein — protein sequence MKIGVISDTHIPSKAKKIPDIVFDKFRDIDLIIHAGDITSQEVLDDLAVLAPVKAVYGNVDPPELCRGLPERLRIELNGYQIGVTHGHNLKGHIMERIAYVFPKADIIIFGHTHRPCNEVINGQLYFNPGSATDRRLQAKHSIGIITLHDRIEREIIYY from the coding sequence ATGAAAATTGGGGTAATTTCAGATACTCATATCCCGTCTAAAGCAAAAAAGATACCGGATATAGTATTTGATAAGTTTAGAGATATTGATTTAATTATACATGCTGGGGATATTACATCACAGGAAGTGTTGGATGATTTAGCAGTATTAGCCCCTGTTAAGGCAGTTTATGGTAATGTTGACCCACCTGAATTATGCCGTGGACTGCCAGAGAGATTAAGGATTGAACTTAATGGTTATCAGATTGGTGTTACCCACGGGCATAACCTTAAGGGACATATTATGGAACGGATAGCTTATGTTTTTCCTAAGGCCGATATAATAATCTTTGGTCATACACATCGACCCTGTAATGAAGTAATAAATGGACAGCTTTATTTTAATCCAGGATCAGCAACTGACCGGCGACTTCAGGCGAAACATTCTATCGGGATTATTACTCTGCACGACAGGATTGAAAGAGAGATTATTTATTATTAG